The following proteins come from a genomic window of Mariniflexile sp. TRM1-10:
- a CDS encoding THUMP-like domain-containing protein: MNTAILSTEIQEFIDKNLNSDMVSLLLKGITFPNIEIKTIIEQIEAKKRSEKKLPTWFESKNIYYPNKLNIEQTSSEITAQYKSGLISGASIIDLTGGFGVDCYYFSKAFKTVEHCEINKELSKIVTHNYKQLAIQNIKTHAVDGMSYLKTSNKTFDWIYIDPSRRHDSKGKVFFLNDCLPNVPEHINLLFKHSKNILIKTSPLLDFSVGINELKHVKTIHVVAVNNEVKELLWVLEDEFTEGIFIKTINLKKDNNDVFNFSMENEKTTTSTYSQPLTYLYEPNSAVLKAGGFDSISTQLNLFKLHKHSHLYTSDTLIDFPGRCFKIEHAIPYNKKALKKLGIKKANITTRNFPETVEQLRKKLHIKDGGENYLFFTTDMEDNHMVLITQKVTALLKENRIKKIE, encoded by the coding sequence TTGAATACGGCTATTTTAAGTACTGAAATTCAAGAATTTATAGATAAAAATTTAAATTCTGATATGGTTTCTTTGTTGTTAAAAGGAATAACCTTCCCCAATATTGAAATCAAAACCATCATTGAACAAATTGAAGCCAAAAAGCGTAGTGAAAAGAAACTACCCACTTGGTTTGAAAGCAAAAATATTTATTATCCCAACAAACTAAACATTGAGCAAACCTCATCGGAGATAACAGCACAGTATAAATCGGGTTTAATAAGTGGAGCATCCATCATCGATTTAACGGGCGGTTTTGGGGTAGATTGTTATTATTTTTCAAAAGCTTTTAAAACGGTTGAACATTGCGAAATCAACAAAGAACTTTCTAAAATAGTAACCCACAATTACAAGCAATTAGCTATTCAAAATATAAAAACACACGCTGTTGATGGGATGAGCTATTTAAAAACCAGCAATAAAACGTTCGATTGGATTTATATAGACCCTTCCCGGAGACACGATAGTAAAGGAAAAGTCTTTTTTCTAAACGATTGCCTACCCAACGTACCTGAACATATTAATCTACTGTTCAAGCACTCAAAAAACATTTTAATAAAAACATCGCCCCTACTCGATTTTTCGGTTGGTATCAATGAATTAAAACATGTAAAAACCATTCATGTCGTAGCAGTAAATAATGAGGTTAAAGAATTACTTTGGGTTTTGGAAGATGAATTTACAGAAGGTATTTTTATAAAAACCATCAATCTTAAAAAAGATAATAACGACGTTTTTAATTTTTCTATGGAAAATGAAAAAACAACAACCTCGACTTACAGTCAGCCTCTCACCTACTTATACGAACCTAATAGTGCTGTTTTAAAGGCAGGTGGTTTCGATTCTATTTCTACCCAATTAAACCTTTTTAAACTTCATAAACATTCACATTTGTACACGAGTGATACTTTAATTGATTTTCCCGGAAGGTGTTTTAAAATTGAACACGCTATACCATATAACAAAAAAGCCCTAAAAAAATTAGGTATAAAAAAGGCTAATATCACGACACGTAACTTTCCTGAAACGGTTGAACAACTCCGTAAAAAACTCCATATTAAAGATGGTGGCGAAAACTATTTGTTTTTTACTACCGATATGGAGGATAACCATATGGTGTTAATAACTCAAAAAGTAACTGCTTTGTTAAAAGAAAATAGAATAAAGAAAATAGAATAG
- a CDS encoding pyridoxamine 5'-phosphate oxidase family protein yields the protein MLGDLKNSQIEHLLYSQVIGRIGCHADDMTYIVPITYAYDGTYIYGHTKEGMKVDMMRKNPNVCLEVDVIDNISNWRSVIALGKFEELKTSEEREMGMQKLMDRVLPIMTSETTIHHAMTDSHGEYAEAMQGIVYRIRLTEKTGRYEKR from the coding sequence ATGTTAGGAGATTTAAAAAACAGTCAGATAGAGCATTTATTATATAGCCAAGTTATTGGACGGATTGGTTGTCATGCAGATGATATGACTTACATTGTACCTATAACTTACGCTTATGATGGCACCTATATTTATGGACATACAAAAGAGGGTATGAAAGTAGACATGATGCGAAAAAATCCAAACGTGTGTTTAGAGGTAGATGTTATAGATAATATAAGCAATTGGAGAAGTGTCATCGCTTTGGGCAAATTTGAAGAATTAAAAACTTCTGAAGAAAGAGAAATGGGCATGCAAAAACTAATGGATCGTGTACTACCCATAATGACAAGCGAAACAACAATACATCATGCCATGACCGATTCCCATGGAGAATATGCTGAGGCGATGCAAGGTATTGTATATAGAATTAGGCTTACGGAAAAAACTGGGAGGTATGAGAAGAGATAA
- a CDS encoding AI-2E family transporter, producing the protein MNSKLIANGILKAVAIILGIALLLWFLYEIQSVIGYIAIAVVVSLIGRPIVLFLERRLKFKNTLAVIVAMAILIGLFTGLVALFIPLIIKQGHNLSLLNINQLQNNIENLYIEIINYFNVYQIDLEQSIKESNLLSKIDYGLIPNFFNSVISGLGSFSIGFFSVLFISFFFLKDSHLFENGVLTFIPDDKELGWKNSSTKIKDLLSRYFVGLIFQIIIIFIIYTIGLLIIDVENAILIAFLCALLNLVPYVGPLVGAFIMLALTMTSNLGESFNDVILPKAFWVFVVFIIGQLIDNFFSQPIIFSKSMKSHPLEIFLVILIAGILFGVMGLILAVPTYTAIKVILKEFLSENKIVKKLTKNL; encoded by the coding sequence TTGAATTCAAAATTAATTGCAAACGGTATTTTAAAAGCAGTAGCCATTATTTTAGGTATTGCTTTACTACTATGGTTTTTATATGAAATTCAGTCGGTAATTGGCTACATAGCCATTGCTGTAGTTGTTTCGTTAATTGGCAGACCCATAGTGCTTTTTTTAGAACGTCGGTTAAAATTTAAAAACACCTTGGCTGTTATAGTTGCTATGGCTATTCTTATTGGGTTATTTACTGGTTTAGTGGCTTTATTTATTCCTTTAATAATAAAACAAGGACATAATCTATCGCTGCTAAACATCAATCAGCTTCAAAATAATATTGAAAATCTGTACATTGAAATCATAAATTATTTCAATGTGTATCAAATTGATTTAGAGCAATCCATAAAAGAATCAAATCTACTATCAAAAATAGATTATGGACTTATTCCCAATTTTTTTAATTCGGTTATAAGTGGTTTGGGGAGTTTTAGTATCGGTTTTTTTTCGGTATTGTTTATTTCCTTCTTCTTTTTAAAAGACAGTCATTTGTTTGAAAATGGTGTACTTACTTTTATACCCGACGATAAAGAATTAGGTTGGAAAAACTCTTCAACAAAAATTAAAGATTTACTCTCAAGATATTTTGTTGGCCTTATTTTTCAAATCATAATCATATTCATTATTTATACAATTGGATTGCTCATTATAGATGTTGAAAACGCCATCCTTATTGCCTTTTTATGCGCTTTATTAAATCTTGTTCCATATGTCGGTCCATTAGTTGGTGCCTTTATAATGTTGGCTCTTACCATGACCAGTAACCTTGGCGAAAGTTTTAACGACGTTATTTTGCCTAAAGCATTTTGGGTCTTTGTAGTATTTATTATTGGGCAACTGATCGATAATTTTTTCAGTCAGCCAATTATATTCTCTAAAAGCATGAAATCCCATCCACTAGAAATATTTTTGGTGATTTTAATCGCAGGTATTCTGTTTGGTGTTATGGGTTTAATACTTGCTGTACCCACCTATACTGCCATTAAGGTTATTTTGAAAGAATTTTTATCTGAAAATAAGATTGTAAAAAAACTGACTAAAAATTTATAA